The Triticum dicoccoides isolate Atlit2015 ecotype Zavitan chromosome 6A, WEW_v2.0, whole genome shotgun sequence genome has a window encoding:
- the LOC119318864 gene encoding TATA box-binding protein-associated factor RNA polymerase I subunit B-like, translating into MWARKVLAEDESAQRRKRSASGGQQEPQEVKCEWVDEALPRKHMRRVEFIYLRSLRTMLPLYSTLSVCFLACHIAREAVLPTDIYRWAMEGKLPYVAAFTEVDKLLGSPLKHRPLNARQLFRPVRVIGAWQLEAAAGFIAQRIGLQLPSVNFYAIAQRYLDELSLPVERILPHACRIYEWAMPPELWLSSNPARVPTRVCVMAILIVALRVQYNINGQGIWEEICEAARNAGGSDHDAKLPQSMKPDGGSNEEFGTRELLWTLVDAYDKIDVAHDYSKDLHSYLRYCKDVVFPGIACSVEEEHLIEIFQDLYKGREGENSKVHTTNGVNKRGRDGASVGARCFSASSSSSGIQSIKSEMEDHRFCYMPPRKWPRSDGYLHYRRKTMTGRLVCAGHADYYLLLRSFAKLAEVDIRVMHASVLKLERRLGWIEERIGRSLDALQNLPS; encoded by the exons ATGTGGGCGCGGAAGGTGCTCGCCGAGGATGAGTCTGCGCAGAGACGGAAGCGTTCTGCCAGCGGAG GCCAGCAGGAACCTCAAGAGGTGAAGTGTGAATGGGTTGATGAAGCCTTGCCTCGAAAACACATGCGAAGGGTCGAGTTCATCTATCTGCGCTCATTGAGGACGATGCTGCCGCTGTACTCGACGTTGTCTGTCTGTTTCCTGGCCTGTCATATTGCCCGGGAAGCCGTCCTACCGACCGACATTTATAGGTGGGCGATGGAGGGCAAGCTTCCTTATGTGGCGGCATTTACGGAAGTGGACAAGCTTCTTGGGAGCCCTCTAAAACACCGCCCTCTGAATGCAAGACAACTGTTCAGGCCAGTCCGAGTGATTGGAGCGTGGCAGCTGGAAGCGGCAGCTGGGTTCATAGCACAAAGAATAGGCTTGCAGCTTCCTTCAGTTAATTTCTACGCTATTGCTCAGCGCTACTTGGATGAGCTGTCTCTGCCGGTAGAAAGAATCCTCCCTCACGCTTGCCGCATCTATGAGTGGGCAATGCCTCCAGAACTATGGTTGTCTAGTAATCCAGCCAGGGTCCCTACACGGGTCTGTGTAATGGCTATACTAATAGTTGCTTTAAGAGTTCAGTATAACATCAATGGTCAGGGGATATGGGAG GAGATATGCGAGGCAGCAAGAAATGCAGGCGGGTCTGACCATGATGCAAAATTACCGCAATCTATGAAGCCTGATGGCGGCTCCAATGAGGAGTTTGGCACAAGGGAATTGCTATGGACTCTTGTAGATGCCTATGATAAAATTGACGTTGCACATG ACTATTCGAAGGACCTTCACTCATATCTCAGATACTGCAAAGATGTTGTTTTTCCTGGGATTGCATGTTCAGTTGAAGAAGAGCACTTAATAGAGATCTTCCAGGATCTGTACAAAGGACGAGAG GGTGAGAATTCAAAAGTGCACACCACAAATGGAGTGAATAAACGAGGTCGTGATGGGGCTTCTGTTGGTGCAAGGTGCTTttctgcatcatcatcatcatcagggataCAAAGTATCAAGTCAGAAATGGAAGACCACCGATTTTGTTATATGCCACCAAGGAAGTGGCCAAGATCAGATGGTTACCTTCACTATAGAAGGAAGACAATGACTGGTCGTCTTGTTTGTGCTGGACATGCTGATTATTACCTGTTGCTACGCTCATTTGCCAAGCTTGCGGAAGTTGATATTAGGGTTATGCATGCTAGTGTGTTAAAACTTGAGAGGAGACTTGGCTGGATAGAGGAAAGAATAGGCAGAAGCTTGGATGCCTTGCAAAATCTACCTAGCTAA
- the LOC119319511 gene encoding F-box/LRR-repeat protein At3g26922-like: MGNYLISTGTKPEEHVHVKRARRSTNGKGRPNIKLQDLPEDVLCSILSKLPAKEVVRTSVLASEWRSLWTACPKLSFNGAHTHGVKQHAQVFVDRVNAVLRKHRGKFVEDLEVKFMFESKLVHHLDNWIRFAISSRTKKLAFDLAPSSNLLRHGYHYTFPFHLLDKESLSCLHFLQLSFVCFKPPSHFAGLPNLRKLDLYLLKGTTRQDLENILGNCCKLECLSLVRCHLNDELRVVQPLSHLHYLKVIYCEITKIEFHAASLSTFLYDGTYIPIALRHASKLENAKISFRGAVFQHAVASLLSGLPDVQNLTLDVLILRLETRWALNSPCVFSQLRHVQIMLMISYEDHDKILYIVSFLRVAPFIERLEVHFNGTSTMWFANEGPS, from the exons ATGGGTAACTATCTGATAAGTACAGGAACCAAACCAGAGGAACATGTCCATGTTAAACGAGCCAGGAGATCCACCAATGGCAAGGGTAGGCCGAACATTAAACTTCAAGACCTTCCAGAG GATGTCTTATGCTCAATTTTATCGAAACTGCCTGCAAAAGAGGTTGTTCGGACCAGCGTCTTGGCGAGCGAGTGGAGGTCTTTGTGGACAGCTTGCCCCAAACTAAGTTTCAACGGCGCCCATACGCATGGGGTGAAGCAGCATGCCCAGGTGTTCGTCGACCGTGTTAACGCGGTTTTGCGGAAGCACCGTGGCAAGTTTGTCGAAGATCTCGAGGTTAAATTTATGTTTGAGAGCAAACTAGTTCATCACCTCGACAATTGGATTAGGTTTGCTATATCGTCCCGGACAAAGAAGCTAGCTTTTGATTTGGCACCCTCATCCAATCTCCTGAGACATGGCTATCACTACACGTTCCCATTCCATCTCCTTGACAAGGAAAGCCTATCCTGCCTACACTTTCTGCAACTTAGCTTTGTATGCTTCAAACCTCCTTCCCACTTCGCCGGTCTTCCAAACCTAAGAAAGCTCGATCTCTATTTACTGAAAGGCACCACTAGGCAGGATCTCGAGAATATCCTGGGCAACTGCTGTAAACTCGAGTGCCTGAGCCTAGTCAGATGCCACCTGAACGATGAGCTGAGGGTCGTTCAGCCGTTGTCGCACTTGCACTACTTGAAGGTTATATACTGTGAGATAACCAAGATAGAGTTCCACGCTGCAAGTCTCTCCACCTTTTTGTACGATGGAACATACATACCTATTGCCCTCCGTCACGCTTCCAAACTGGAAAATGCAAAGATTTCGTTCCGCGGTGCAGTTTTTCAGCATGCTGTCGCGTCACTCCTCAGCGGGCTTCCAGATGTACAAAACCTGACGCTGGATGTTTTAATTCTACGGCTAGAG ACCCGATGGGCGTTAAATAGTCCTTGCGTGTTTTCTCAGCTCAGGCATGTGCAGATAATGTTGATGATATCTTACGAAGATCATGATAAAATTCTCTACATAGTTTCGTTTCTAAGGGTTGCTCCCTTCATTGAAAGGTTGGAAGTACAT TTTAATGGGACTTCTACCATGTGGTTTGCAAATGAGGGACCTTCCTGA
- the LOC119319455 gene encoding probable NADPH:quinone oxidoreductase 2, translated as MAAPTAPPPPKTVLRVAAISGSLRRASANTGLIRAAAEICRESIPGLQIDHVDISELPLLNTDLEAGGGFPPAVEAFRDKVSSADCFLFASPEYNYSISGPLKNALDWGSRPPNCWADRAAAMLSASGSTGGSRSQYHIRQVGVFLDIHFINKPEVFTKAHLPPKKFDVDGNLIDSETKEQVRNMLLSLQEFSLRLQGKSEQGN; from the exons ATGGCAGCtccgacggcgccgccgccgccgaagaccGTCCTGCGGGTGGCGGCGATCTCCGGCTCGCTGCGCAGGGCGTCGGCCAACACCGGCCTCATCCGCGCCG CCGCGGAGATCTGCAGGGAGTCCATCCCGGGCCTGCAGATCGACCACGTCGACATCTCGGAGCTGCCGCTGCTCAACACCGACCTCGAGGCCGGCGGCGGGTTCCCGCCGGCCGTCGAGGCGTTCCGCGACAAGGTCAGCTCGGCTGACTGCTTCCTCTTCGCCTCGCCCGAGTACAACTACTCCATTTCAG GCCCTCTGAAGAACGCGCTGGACTGGGGATCACGGCCGCCCAACTGCTGGGCCGACAGAGCCGCAGCGATGCTGAGCGCGTCGGGCAGCACCGGCGGCAGCCGGTCGCAGTACCACATCCGGCAGGTCGGGGTGTTTCTCGACATCCACTTCATCAACAAGCCGGAGGTCTTCACCAAGGCACACCTGCCCCCGAAAAAGTTCGACGTGGACGGCAACCTGATCGATTCAGAGACCAAGGAGCAGGTCAGGAACATGCTCCTGTCGCTGCAAGAATTCTCCCTCAGGCTCCAGGGCAAGTCCGAACAGGGGAACTGA
- the LOC119318865 gene encoding TATA box-binding protein-associated factor RNA polymerase I subunit B-like has product MDDEGGVSPSHHGGGGAGGSIRLQCECGFKDDYSLDDTEDGRFYCGRCYGDLDTQATAVDHADFQTPGNMSFHRVS; this is encoded by the coding sequence ATGGATGACGAGGGCGGCGTCTCCCCGTCccaccacggcggcggcggcgccggaggaAGCATCCGCCTGCAATGCGAATGCGGCTTCAAGGACGACTACAGCCTCGACGACACCGAGGACGGCCGCTTCTACTGCGGGCGGTGCTACGGCGACCTCGACACCCAGGCGACCGCCGTCGACCACGCCGACTTCCAAACCCCGGGCAACATGTCCTTCCACCGAGTTTCCTAG